GCATCTACACAAACTTCCGAGTTGGCACCCGTGTAGGTGGCAGTTACAACAACAGAAGGAGGGACAATATCAGGGAACTGAGAAACGGGTAGTCCTATAAAAGCCAAAATCCCCAGCAGGATGATGAAAATGGAAATGACTAGCGACAGAACCGGTCGCTCTATAAATTTTTGAAACATGATTTAAAATTCAGGTGAGAATTAAGATTTTATCGTGCTGTAAGCTCGATGTTGCTCTTTTCTGGTTTAACAGAATCCAAAGTGATCATTTTTGGATTAATCGTAACGCCATCTTTCAATCCCTGAAGTCCCTCATATATAATCGTTTCTCCCGGCTCTAACCCTGACTTTACAATGTAATATCCTGAAAGCCTCGATTTGGGAACGAAGCTTCTGGTCTTTATTTTATTGTCTTTTCCTAAAACGTAAACAAAGCTTTTATCCTGAATTTCAAAGGCGGCTTTCTGAGGAATTAAAAGGGCATTTTCAACAGTATTTGTCAATCTGATTGTACCGGTTGAACCATGTTTTAACAGTTTTTCAGGATTTGCAAAACGTGCCCGGAAAGCAATAGAGCCCGTTCCTTCATCGAAAGCTCCTTCCATTGTTTCTATTTTTCCCTTATGTTTGAAAAAAGAGCCGTCCGCAAGTTCGAGCTCTACGATCGCATTTTGGTTAGATGCTGCGTCTTTTGCTTTTGTATATTCCAGATATTCGTTTTCAGAGACATTGAAATATGCAAAAACATTTTTAGTATCCGAAAGGGTAGTCAATAACGTTCCTTCATTGATCAAACTACCGATTTTAAAAGGGAGCCTGTCAATCATGCCGTCAAAAGGAGCTTTAATCTGGGTATGAGCAAGCAGAATGGCCGCATTTGATTTCATCGATTTCGCTTCTTCAATCCTTGCCGTCACGGCTGCATATTTAGCCTTGGCAACGTCAAGTTCTGTTTTTGAAACTACATTTTTTTCTACCAGCATTTTCACGCGGCCCATTTCCAGTTCCGCTCCTTTTGCATCAGCAATAGCACTTTGCAAACTTGCATTGGCTTTGGCCAGTTCTGCTGCATATTCTTCACTGTTTATGCGGAAAAGTATTTGTCCTTTTTTCACTTCCTTGCCTTCATCCACGTAAACTTCTTCAAGATATCCTTTTACACGGGCGTAAATTTCTACGTTTTTTACAGCATGAATATCACCGACATATTCCCGGTGCAATTCTGTATTCTGGGTTTTTAAAACGGTAACGGGTATCGTTAAAATCGAGTCTTTGCTTTCTGCGGTATCTTTGCTTTGGGTAGTACAGCTGGAGGTATAAAAGCTTATACCAAGTAATACAGCCAAATGATAATTTTTCATGATGAGTAGTTAACAGGTTGAAAATTAATATTTTGTATGAGATCAGGAATAGAATATAGCGCACAGTTTTATCGCCTGTAAAAGTTACAGGACGGGAAAAAAGCATAAGCTGAAATGTAAAATACGCGCTGAAATGCTGGCGTTTCTACGTCAGATTATACGTTAATAATGTTGCGGCTAAAATGTACAGGTAAAGGCAGATGCCTTTATGAATGCCTAGAATGGGCAAAGTCGATGAAGAAAGCTGTAATAATCCGGCAAGGTAAGTAACCCCTCCATGGAGCCGATAACTTGTCTGGTGTAATGTTGGAAAACTGACTTTTCTGAAAAATGAAAATATTCTGAAAGGACTGATTCAAGACTAATGAAGCGGTAATTAGAAGTTCGGTGGCGTAAAAGGCTTGAAAGATTTTCTTTCCATTTGAATTCATCAGCACTGATAAATGTCTGATGCAGGCAAATGGAATCATCCACTTCCAGGACTTCATCTTCTTCGAGATAATATTTATTGTTGAAAGGAGATAAGTTAGCGATTCCAAAATTAGTCCTGCACGACGCCTCCGCCTGTCCGAAAAACAGTGCCGAGGCAAGGATTTGCCCGATGCAAAAAAACAATACAAAAGTTCTTTTAAGCATGGTGCTAACTATTATCAAAACATTGAAAAATTCATATTTTTATAATGAATTCAAGAATGATTGGAATTAAATTATTGGAAATGCAATACTGTGTTCCAATAATTCAAATATAATAATTCGGGCTTTTAAAGCAAATTTTCTGAATTGTTAATGCGTGTTAATGAAATTTAATTTTTTTCTAATTCAGGAAAACTGTCCGGTGTATAACTGATAGTATTTCCCCTTTTTCAACATCAGATCATTGTGGCTTCCCCGCTCAATGATACGTCCATATTCCAGCACAATAATTTCATCCGCATTTCTGACTGTCGATAATCGGTGAGCGATTACAAAGGTAGTTTTACCATTCATCAAGGTATCCATTCCTTCCTCGATCAGCTTTTCCGTTCTGGTATCGATCGAACTTGTTGCCTCATCCAGAATTAAAATTGGTGCTTCCGCAACTGTGGCGCGGGCAATGTTCAGTAACTGTCTTTGTCCCTGACTTAAATTACTTCCATCGCCATCCAAAACGGTATTATAACCTTGCGGCATCCTGGATATGAAAGAATGTGCATTGGCAAGTTCAGCCGCATGAATTACTTCCTCATCCGTAGCCGTTAATCTTCCGTAGCGAATATTTTCCATCACGGTTCCGGTAAATAAATGCGTATCCTGTAAAACGATGGCGAGTGATTTTCTTAAACTTTCTCTTGAAATGTCTTTTATATCAATGCCATCAATCGTGATTTTTCCTGATTGGATGTCATAAAATCTTGGAAGTAAATTAATGATCGTTGTTTTTCCTGCTCCTGTAGAACCTACAAAAGCAATTTTATGTCCTGGTTTTACGGACAAGTTTATATCGTGCAAAATCACCTTATCCGGGCTATAACTGAAGGTCACATTTTCAAAACGAACTTCGCCTTGCACTTTTGAAAGTGTTACGGCGTTTTCGGAATCTGCCGGTTCTGGCAGTTGATCCATCATTTCAAAAACACGTTCAGCTCCGGCCAATGCAGCTTGTAAACTGTTTAACTGACTGGATAATTCATTAATCGGTCTTCCAAATTGTCGTGAATATTGAAGAAATGAAGCGAGTCCGCCAATATCCAAACCTCGTGTTACGGCCAGAATTCCACCGATTGTCGCTGTTAAAGCGTAATTGATCGTACTCATGTTGATCATAATCGGCATCATCATACCCGAAAACATTTGTGCTTTTGTTGCTTTATCACGAAGATCGAAATTCAGTTTTTCGAAATCGGCTTCTGCTTTTTCTTCATAACCAAATACTTTCACGACTTTGATTCCGGTAATGATTTCTTCAATATAACCATTCGTTATCCCCACTGCCTTTTGCTGGGCAATGAAATAATTTTTACTTCTTTTGATAACCTGGGAAGCCAGGAAAAGCATAAGCGGAACCATCACCAACGTTACCAAAGTCAGCAGCGGACTAATGTATAACATGAGCAGAAATGTTCCTGTAAGCGTAATGATGCTGGTGAAAATCTGGGTCAAACTGTTATTTAATGATTCGCTGATCAGATCTACATCATTGGTGAAACGGCTCATTAAATCACCATGACTATTTGTGTCAAAAAACTGTAAAGGAAGCGATTGCAGCTTTTTGAACAGATCATTTCTCATTTCGTTAACCGTTTTTTGAGAAATAATAATCATGAAACGACTTTGCAGATAAGCTGCTGTTGCGCCCGCTACATAGATCACCAGCATGATCCCGAGCATGTGAATCAGTCCGTTTACGTCTTTTGGAATAATGTAATCATTGATCAGCGGGCGAAGCAGATAAGATCCGGTTAGAGAAGCGGATGTATTGATCAAAATAAATAAAACCACAGTGAGCAGTCCCAGTTTATTTTTTTGCAAATATCCCCAAAGCCGACGCATCGTCAGGTTAATATTTTTTGGTTTTTCTGCTGAAAACCGTCTTACTGAACCCGATCCCGGCATTCCGCCCGGAGCTGCCGAAGGTTGTGATTTGTTATTTTCGCTCATGAGGCTATGGCTTCATTTTGCTGTTGAGACTGGTAAATTTCCTGATAAACCGCGTTGGTTTTCATCAGTTCATCATGCGTTCCGACGCCGATAATCCGTCCGTCGTCCAGAATAATAATCCTGTCGACAGACTCGATGGAACTGATTCTTTGTGCGATGATAAACGTGGTTGTATTATTATGATTTTCCTGCAAAGCCGTCCGGATTTTTGCCTCCGTAGCTGTATCAACGGCACTTGTACTATCATCCAGAATGAGAATGGTTGGTTTTTTCAAAAGTGCTCGGGCGATACATAATCTCTGCTGCTGACCGCCGGAAAGATTTACACCACCTTGTCCGAGAATCGTTTCGTATTGTAAAGGGAACGACATAATGAAGTCATGCGCCTGGGCATCTTTTGCAGCTGAAATGAGTTCTTCATCACTGGCATCAGGCTTTCCCCATTTCAGATTACTTTTTATTGTTCCTGAAAACAAAACGTTTTTTTGAAGTACCGTTGCCGTCGCTTCCCGCAAATGTTTCAGCGAATAATCCCGGACGTCCACGCCATCAATTAAAACTTGCCCTTCGGTAACATCATACAATCTTGGAATAAGCTGGACCAGACTTGTTTTGGCAGAACCTGTCGCACCGATAATAGCGATCAGTTCACCAGGAACTGCGGTGAAACTGATGTCTTTCAAAACAAAAAGATCACTTTCAGTTTTATATTTGAAACACACGTCCCGGAACTCCACTTTTCCCTTATGAATTTGTAAATTCTGGCCTAATGCGGATGGCGTATCGTTGATATCAATTTTGGTATCAAGCACTTCAATGATTCTTTTTGAGGAAGCACTTGCACGGGAAAACATCATAATTGTCATGGAAAGTAACATCAGCGCGATCAGGATCTGGGTAATGTAACTTATGAAAGACATTAGCTGCCCAACCTGCAAATCGCCTGTCATAACTTTATTTCCGCCAAACCAGACAACCGCGACAATCGAAACATTCATGATCAGCATCATCACCGGCATGATCAAAATGACAATTGTTGACGCCTTGACTGACATTTCCATAAGATCATTATTAGCGACTGAAAATTTTTGTTCTTCAAAATCACTTCTGACGAAAGATTTGACAACGCGTATATTGGTGAGGTTTTCCTGAATTGCGGCATTAACGCGATCCAGTTTTTTCTGCATTTTGGTAAAATAAGGAATGCCTTTTTTCATGATAATGAAAATGGCAAGACTTAAAACCGGAATCGCTACGGCAATAATAAGGGTTAATTGATGGTTAATCTGTAAAGCAAAAATTACAGCGCAAACCAGCATTAACGGAGCACGGATTAACAAACGTAAAGACATCATTACTACCTGTTGTAAGGTATTTATGTCATTTGTTAACCGTGTTACCAACGATGCGCTGCTGTAAGTATCAATATTTGAAAAAGAAAATTCCTGAATCTTTTTGAACAAACCTTGTCGTAATTCACTGGCAAAACCGACGGATGACTTGGAAGAAAAATAAACATTTCCGATACCGCCAACGATTGCTACCAGAGACAAACCAATCATGAGCGCACCCATTTTCAGTATGTAATGCGTGTCCTGATTCTTTATTCCGACATCCACAATGTCTGACATCAGCATTGGCTGGACAATTTCTCCAAAAACATCAATGATGGCCAGGAATGGGCCGAGAATCATTGCCGTCTGGTATTTTTTTATAAACTGAAGATATCTTTTCATCAGAACAAATGCATCAGATTTTGGGTAATTTGAAAAGAGAGTACCGGACGTTGTTGGCTATGCGTGTACAGGTATGCAAAATAGATATTTAATTTTTTACGGATGCTACAAATATCCTGCCCTGGTTTTTTCTAATAATTTGTTAATGTCACTTATCAATAAATAATGGTATATTAATTCATATTTTTAGATAGAAAATGTATATTTCGAAAACGATTTCCGGATAGGTTAATGAATTGAAAATCCGATGGTTAATCGTTAATTTTAGGGACTCCTATTTTTATGAAAGTATTTCAGATTAAAACCCCGACGTTCATTTTAACAAAAATGACGAGCGCTGACAGCGACAAATATTACAGACTGAGTAACAACGATAAGGTAATGAAATTTGTGACCGGTGCTGCGCTAAGCCGTGAGGAATCGGACAAGATGCTGGCGCAGATTCTTCGGGAAAATGGTACCAACGATTATTTTGGAAGATATTTAATTGAAGAAATAAAAACAGGAGCTTTGGTAGGCGCCGCAAAACTGGAACCTTACGGAACCGAAGTGGAGATTGGATATAGGATTATGGAAGAATATTGGGGCAAAGGCGTGGCCACTTCCATAGCGAAATCCTTGATTCGGTTTTCACTTAAAACATTTAATCCGACTGCTGTAATCGCATTTGTGAACATTCACAATGCTGCTTCGATAAGAGTTTTGGAAAAGGCCGGGATGGAAAACGTTGAAAGCATTGAAGACATTGATGAAGAAAAATTCAAATTCAGTTATTCACCTAAAACGAACTCGATCATGAAAAAAGCGCTCTACATTCTACTTGGACTCATCGGGATTTTCCTGATTGCAGCCTTCATTATGCCAAAAGATTATGCAGTTGAACGAGAAATAGTGGTTAATAAACCGAAAGCCGAAGTTTTCGAATATTTGAAATCCTTGAAAAATCAGGATAACTGGAGTGTTTGGATGCGGATGGATCCTAATATAAAAAAGACATATAAAGGCACGGATGGGACAATAGGTTTTACGTCTATGTGGGAGGGAAATGATGATGTTGGGAAAGGGGAGCAGGAAATAAAAAAGATTGACGAAGGAGAGCGCATTGATACTGAATTACGGTTTATTGAACCTTTTGAATCTAAGAATGATGCTTACATGATTACTGAAAATGCCGGCGAAAACCAGACAAAAGTAAAATGGGGATTTTCAGGAAAAATGCCGTATCCGATGAATGCGATGCTGCCGTTTATGGGTATGGAAAAATCTGTAGGCAGTGATTTTTCCAATGGATTGAAGAACTTGAAAGAGATTTTGGAAAAATAGTATTCTGGTTTCTACTAAGAATTTATGAATGTTCACCAACATATTCTTTGCTTTCAAACAAAAAAAAATTCTTACAAAATAGCAATCTGAAATGGGTACCAGACTACCACGAATAGATGAATATATTATTAAATCGGCTGAATTCGCAATTCCGATTTTAGATTATTGGCGTGAACTTGTTCATGCAGCCTGTCCGGATGTCAAAGAAGTCATGAAATGGAGTATGCCATTTTTTGAGTACAAAAATGGCAATTTGTGTAGTATGGCGTCTTTTAAGTATCATTGCGGATTCCATTTCTGGCTTTACTCCAAGATGAAAGATCCGGATAAATTGTTTTCAGTAGATGGAGAAAACAGTGGTATGGGACAGTTTGGTAAGATTACAAAAATTGAGGAACTGCCATCAGAAGAGCAGATTATTGCCCTTATACACGACGCCATGTCTTTAATTGATAATGGTGTGAAAATTACCAAAGACCCCGCAAAGAAAGTTGTGAAGGAGTTGGTGATACCGGATTATATTCTGGAAGCTATTGATGATAACCCTGATGCGCTGGAAAATTTTAAAAAGTTTACGCTATCGCAAAAAAAGGAATATGTCGACTGGATTGTTGAAGCAAAAAGCGAAACGACCAGAGTGAAAAGAATGGAGCGAGCTGTGGAATGGATAGAAGAGGGGAAGACAAGGAACTGGAAATATCAAAGATAGTTATCGGCTGTCAGCGGTCGGCCTTCAGAACTTGCCAGAATTAAATCTGGTCAATTAATTGATAGCCGACTGCCGAAAGCTGATAGCCAAAATTAGAATTTGCCGTTTTCGTCGGCCAGTACATATCTGAAAGTATAGTATTTTGATTCTTCCGTTGGCACATCTTCCGGCGCACCTTTGTAATAACTTATAAATTCGATTTTGGCGAATTTGCCTTCTGCTGTTTTTACAATAATCGTTCTGCCGACAATCGGAAGGATTGCATGGACGCTCATATCATATTTGTACCAGGAATTTCCACTCCCGCTTGCAATGGCGTTTCCGCTTCCGCCATCTACTTTGTAACCATCTTTTGGGGCTTCGGTAATGGTATCAAATGGTTTTTCAACAACAATTGCACCGCCTTGTCCTGATCCGCTGGTTCCGCCGTTTGTCAGGATAGTTGTCCCACTGAAAGCCAGATCCCATTTGGTGGTTTTAGCATCCGCCGCAGCTACTTCGCTTTCGCTGGTGAGGCTGAAATAATTGTATGTATTCGCTTGTGTTACTGCACTGAAATCTTTGATGACATGGATCTCAGCTTTTGAAATTTCGTTACGCATATTGGATTCGAATTTAGTAGGTTGGCTAAAAGATGACCCGTCTGGTACCGAAGTTACTAATGTTGAAATAAATAAAAGAGATGTAAGCATGATTAAGATTCTGTTTAAATCTATAGATCAGAGAAAACGGCGTTGTGGCCGTTCCCTCTGATCTATAAAATAATTAGGGAATGATTAAGCTCCTTTTTTAACCAGTTTGTATTCCAGTTTCGGCTTTCCTCTTTCTCCGCCATCTGTCGATGTGAAGCTTATGAATCTAAGTTTGTAAACATTTCCGCCAGCATCTTTGATGACATAGAAACGGTCCGTTTTTACACCAACAGTACCACCAGATGTTACTCTCCATT
The nucleotide sequence above comes from Dyadobacter subterraneus. Encoded proteins:
- a CDS encoding efflux RND transporter periplasmic adaptor subunit, with translation MKNYHLAVLLGISFYTSSCTTQSKDTAESKDSILTIPVTVLKTQNTELHREYVGDIHAVKNVEIYARVKGYLEEVYVDEGKEVKKGQILFRINSEEYAAELAKANASLQSAIADAKGAELEMGRVKMLVEKNVVSKTELDVAKAKYAAVTARIEEAKSMKSNAAILLAHTQIKAPFDGMIDRLPFKIGSLINEGTLLTTLSDTKNVFAYFNVSENEYLEYTKAKDAASNQNAIVELELADGSFFKHKGKIETMEGAFDEGTGSIAFRARFANPEKLLKHGSTGTIRLTNTVENALLIPQKAAFEIQDKSFVYVLGKDNKIKTRSFVPKSRLSGYYIVKSGLEPGETIIYEGLQGLKDGVTINPKMITLDSVKPEKSNIELTAR
- a CDS encoding ABC transporter ATP-binding protein; the protein is MSENNKSQPSAAPGGMPGSGSVRRFSAEKPKNINLTMRRLWGYLQKNKLGLLTVVLFILINTSASLTGSYLLRPLINDYIIPKDVNGLIHMLGIMLVIYVAGATAAYLQSRFMIIISQKTVNEMRNDLFKKLQSLPLQFFDTNSHGDLMSRFTNDVDLISESLNNSLTQIFTSIITLTGTFLLMLYISPLLTLVTLVMVPLMLFLASQVIKRSKNYFIAQQKAVGITNGYIEEIITGIKVVKVFGYEEKAEADFEKLNFDLRDKATKAQMFSGMMMPIMINMSTINYALTATIGGILAVTRGLDIGGLASFLQYSRQFGRPINELSSQLNSLQAALAGAERVFEMMDQLPEPADSENAVTLSKVQGEVRFENVTFSYSPDKVILHDINLSVKPGHKIAFVGSTGAGKTTIINLLPRFYDIQSGKITIDGIDIKDISRESLRKSLAIVLQDTHLFTGTVMENIRYGRLTATDEEVIHAAELANAHSFISRMPQGYNTVLDGDGSNLSQGQRQLLNIARATVAEAPILILDEATSSIDTRTEKLIEEGMDTLMNGKTTFVIAHRLSTVRNADEIIVLEYGRIIERGSHNDLMLKKGKYYQLYTGQFS
- a CDS encoding ABC transporter ATP-binding protein, whose amino-acid sequence is MKRYLQFIKKYQTAMILGPFLAIIDVFGEIVQPMLMSDIVDVGIKNQDTHYILKMGALMIGLSLVAIVGGIGNVYFSSKSSVGFASELRQGLFKKIQEFSFSNIDTYSSASLVTRLTNDINTLQQVVMMSLRLLIRAPLMLVCAVIFALQINHQLTLIIAVAIPVLSLAIFIIMKKGIPYFTKMQKKLDRVNAAIQENLTNIRVVKSFVRSDFEEQKFSVANNDLMEMSVKASTIVILIMPVMMLIMNVSIVAVVWFGGNKVMTGDLQVGQLMSFISYITQILIALMLLSMTIMMFSRASASSKRIIEVLDTKIDINDTPSALGQNLQIHKGKVEFRDVCFKYKTESDLFVLKDISFTAVPGELIAIIGATGSAKTSLVQLIPRLYDVTEGQVLIDGVDVRDYSLKHLREATATVLQKNVLFSGTIKSNLKWGKPDASDEELISAAKDAQAHDFIMSFPLQYETILGQGGVNLSGGQQQRLCIARALLKKPTILILDDSTSAVDTATEAKIRTALQENHNNTTTFIIAQRISSIESVDRIIILDDGRIIGVGTHDELMKTNAVYQEIYQSQQQNEAIAS
- a CDS encoding GNAT family N-acetyltransferase translates to MKVFQIKTPTFILTKMTSADSDKYYRLSNNDKVMKFVTGAALSREESDKMLAQILRENGTNDYFGRYLIEEIKTGALVGAAKLEPYGTEVEIGYRIMEEYWGKGVATSIAKSLIRFSLKTFNPTAVIAFVNIHNAASIRVLEKAGMENVESIEDIDEEKFKFSYSPKTNSIMKKALYILLGLIGIFLIAAFIMPKDYAVEREIVVNKPKAEVFEYLKSLKNQDNWSVWMRMDPNIKKTYKGTDGTIGFTSMWEGNDDVGKGEQEIKKIDEGERIDTELRFIEPFESKNDAYMITENAGENQTKVKWGFSGKMPYPMNAMLPFMGMEKSVGSDFSNGLKNLKEILEK
- a CDS encoding YdeI/OmpD-associated family protein; the protein is MGTRLPRIDEYIIKSAEFAIPILDYWRELVHAACPDVKEVMKWSMPFFEYKNGNLCSMASFKYHCGFHFWLYSKMKDPDKLFSVDGENSGMGQFGKITKIEELPSEEQIIALIHDAMSLIDNGVKITKDPAKKVVKELVIPDYILEAIDDNPDALENFKKFTLSQKKEYVDWIVEAKSETTRVKRMERAVEWIEEGKTRNWKYQR
- a CDS encoding HmuY family protein, producing MLTSLLFISTLVTSVPDGSSFSQPTKFESNMRNEISKAEIHVIKDFSAVTQANTYNYFSLTSESEVAAADAKTTKWDLAFSGTTILTNGGTSGSGQGGAIVVEKPFDTITEAPKDGYKVDGGSGNAIASGSGNSWYKYDMSVHAILPIVGRTIIVKTAEGKFAKIEFISYYKGAPEDVPTEESKYYTFRYVLADENGKF